One genomic segment of Alphaproteobacteria bacterium HT1-32 includes these proteins:
- the pssA gene encoding CDP-diacylglycerol--serine O-phosphatidyltransferase: MTGRRPLRGMSINVLIPNMLTVAALCAGLTAIRFAQQAQWEAAAFAVALAAVFDGLDGRMARLLKSSSKFGAELDSLSDVVSFGVAPAMVLYFWTMQSADPFGWGPVMLYAVCCALRLARFNTALDAAPPKWAENFFVGVPAPMAAGLVLLPLVMSFVTDAALFSHPAFVTLFLAGVSILMVSKVPTFAFKKGRIPARFVLPFLLGVGLFAAFLVNTPWATLALFLTGYLISIPVAIRTYRKRQRQSEQGGIPDDDDAIDDDSEETEASIPGNPSASDKNTI, translated from the coding sequence ATGACTGGCCGCCGCCCATTACGGGGGATGTCGATCAATGTGCTGATCCCGAATATGCTTACCGTTGCGGCGCTTTGTGCAGGGCTGACGGCGATTCGTTTTGCCCAGCAGGCGCAATGGGAAGCGGCTGCTTTCGCGGTGGCGCTGGCTGCCGTCTTTGACGGTCTCGATGGTCGTATGGCGCGGCTGCTTAAAAGCTCCAGTAAATTCGGTGCAGAACTGGACTCTCTCTCTGATGTCGTCAGTTTCGGGGTTGCGCCGGCGATGGTGCTGTATTTCTGGACCATGCAATCGGCTGATCCGTTCGGCTGGGGGCCTGTCATGTTGTATGCTGTCTGCTGTGCGCTTCGGCTGGCGCGCTTCAACACGGCACTGGATGCTGCGCCGCCTAAATGGGCTGAAAATTTCTTTGTCGGTGTCCCGGCGCCAATGGCGGCAGGGCTGGTTCTTCTGCCGCTGGTAATGTCCTTTGTGACGGATGCGGCCCTGTTTTCCCATCCGGCATTTGTGACGCTGTTTCTCGCAGGCGTTTCCATTCTTATGGTAAGCAAGGTTCCGACCTTTGCTTTCAAGAAGGGGCGCATCCCCGCACGGTTTGTGCTGCCGTTTTTGCTGGGAGTGGGTCTGTTCGCGGCCTTTCTCGTCAATACGCCCTGGGCAACGCTCGCCCTTTTCCTGACGGGCTATCTGATCAGTATACCGGTTGCTATCCGGACCTATCGCAAGCGCCAGAGACAATCAGAACAAGGTGGCATTCCGGACGATGATGATGCCATCGATGATGATTCCGAAGAGACCGAGGCCAGCATCCCGGGCAATCCGTCTGCATCAGATAAAAACACAATATAA
- a CDS encoding phosphatidylserine decarboxylase, giving the protein MDTIKSVLVPINREGWPFVVLFAIVSVLLGGLVWEPLGWLGLVLTVWCIYFFRDPDRYTPDRDGLVISPADGVVQSIVAASPPPELDMGNEALTRVAVFMNVFDVHVNRAPVEGVVKRLAYRPGAFLNASFDKASEDNERQSILLETDSGKEVAFVQIAGLVARRILCDLEDNQRVVTGQRIGMIRFGSRVDVYLPKGVNPLVSVGQRAIAGETVLADLKSREKQRSAEVR; this is encoded by the coding sequence ATGGATACGATCAAGTCTGTACTGGTGCCCATCAATCGCGAGGGCTGGCCGTTTGTCGTGCTCTTCGCGATTGTCTCTGTGCTCCTTGGAGGACTTGTCTGGGAGCCCCTTGGATGGCTTGGTCTCGTTCTCACAGTATGGTGCATCTATTTTTTCCGTGATCCGGACCGGTATACGCCGGACCGTGATGGTCTGGTGATCAGCCCGGCTGACGGGGTTGTGCAGTCCATTGTTGCTGCTTCTCCGCCGCCTGAGCTGGATATGGGTAATGAGGCGCTGACACGTGTTGCCGTTTTCATGAATGTCTTTGATGTTCATGTGAACCGTGCCCCGGTTGAAGGTGTGGTCAAACGTCTTGCCTACCGTCCGGGTGCCTTCCTGAACGCTTCTTTCGACAAGGCCAGTGAAGATAACGAACGGCAGTCGATTCTGCTTGAGACCGATTCCGGTAAGGAAGTGGCTTTCGTGCAGATTGCGGGTCTGGTCGCACGACGTATCCTTTGTGATCTTGAGGACAATCAGCGGGTTGTGACCGGTCAGCGGATTGGCATGATCCGTTTTGGCAGTCGCGTTGATGTCTATCTGCCGAAGGGTGTGAACCCGCTGGTGTCCGTCGGGCAGCGTGCGATTGCAGGCGAAACGGTGCTCGCGGATCTGAAATCGCGCGAGAAGCAGCGCTCCGCCGAGGTTCGGTAA
- a CDS encoding LysM peptidoglycan-binding domain-containing protein, whose amino-acid sequence MRPTIYLAVIGLVAIIVALLLNFRETGTDVADAPVDGAQSETAASAPSATAVSPSSGTEQNATGAKPGKTAGGDTPKPDDAGPGTTQTSPSPSYDIVRVNPKGDAVMAGRAAPGASVEIREDDKVIGKVTADQRGEWVFVPDKPLAPGNRQLSLSATTADGERKDSETVVVMSIPGPSDSSVGAGGSGVVVVPQDQASLSSGTGTTAGDATGPGVGNEGVVAKSQSTGQNPVVVELSREAGRQAKILQGPKEGVRSGELSLDSIDYNDKGELNIQGQAPEGARVQLYLDNKFVGASEGQSDGQWAVTPAQPIPPGTYKLRVDQVADGGSVRSRLEIPFARAEPISNLPEGSFVIVQPGNSLWRIARRTYGSGFSFVDIFRANDDQIGDPDLIYPGQIFTLPAAN is encoded by the coding sequence TTGCGTCCTACGATCTATCTGGCTGTCATTGGACTTGTTGCGATTATCGTCGCCCTGCTGCTCAACTTTCGGGAGACCGGAACGGATGTCGCAGATGCGCCTGTTGATGGTGCTCAGTCTGAAACTGCTGCTTCGGCGCCGTCTGCGACGGCTGTTTCTCCGTCTTCCGGGACAGAACAGAATGCCACGGGCGCAAAGCCGGGTAAGACTGCCGGCGGTGATACACCAAAACCTGACGATGCAGGGCCCGGGACGACGCAGACCTCTCCGTCGCCCAGTTATGATATCGTGCGGGTCAATCCGAAAGGCGATGCTGTTATGGCCGGCCGCGCCGCGCCGGGTGCTTCGGTTGAGATTCGGGAAGATGACAAGGTTATCGGCAAGGTAACGGCCGATCAGCGTGGTGAGTGGGTCTTTGTACCTGACAAGCCGCTGGCGCCGGGTAATCGTCAGTTATCCCTGTCGGCAACAACCGCTGATGGTGAGCGCAAGGATTCAGAAACGGTTGTCGTCATGTCGATTCCCGGACCATCGGATTCGTCGGTCGGGGCGGGAGGCTCCGGCGTCGTTGTCGTGCCGCAGGATCAGGCGTCCCTGTCGTCAGGAACAGGAACGACGGCAGGCGATGCGACGGGGCCCGGTGTCGGGAATGAGGGTGTCGTGGCGAAGAGCCAGTCGACAGGACAAAATCCTGTCGTTGTCGAGTTGTCCCGGGAAGCTGGCCGACAGGCGAAAATTCTGCAGGGACCTAAAGAAGGTGTCCGGTCTGGGGAACTTTCACTCGATTCGATTGATTACAATGACAAGGGTGAACTGAACATTCAGGGGCAGGCACCGGAAGGCGCCCGCGTACAACTGTATCTCGACAATAAGTTTGTCGGCGCATCCGAGGGGCAAAGTGATGGTCAGTGGGCGGTAACCCCGGCGCAGCCTATTCCGCCGGGAACGTACAAACTTCGCGTTGACCAGGTCGCGGATGGAGGTAGTGTGCGCTCCCGCTTGGAGATACCCTTTGCCCGGGCAGAACCAATTTCGAACCTTCCCGAGGGTTCGTTCGTTATTGTCCAGCCGGGTAACAGTCTCTGGCGGATAGCCCGGCGCACTTATGGTTCCGGTTTTAGCTTTGTCGATATATTCCGGGCGAACGATGATCAGATCGGTGATCCCGATCTGATTTATCCGGGTCAGATATTTACGCTGCCTGCGGCAAATTGA
- a CDS encoding TIGR00730 family Rossman fold protein, which yields MPDIKSICVFCGARTGNKPVWKEAASELGKAMAERGITLVYGGGRIGIMGEIAQHAQENGGQVVGIIPDFLEKAEVGNQSCDELIVVNSMHERKQLMTERSDAFVVMPGGIGSLEEFFEVLTWRTLKLHDKPIIVVDIDGCWSPLAALIDSLIKDGFAGAETRQAMEIVTSVDGLLDCLEKASSSKAFDAGKT from the coding sequence ATGCCCGATATTAAATCCATCTGTGTTTTCTGTGGTGCACGGACCGGCAATAAACCTGTCTGGAAAGAAGCGGCAAGCGAACTTGGCAAGGCAATGGCAGAGCGGGGCATCACCCTGGTCTATGGCGGTGGCCGGATCGGTATCATGGGTGAAATCGCCCAGCATGCGCAGGAAAACGGCGGGCAGGTTGTCGGCATCATTCCGGACTTTCTCGAAAAAGCCGAGGTTGGCAACCAGAGCTGCGACGAACTGATCGTCGTCAACAGCATGCACGAACGCAAACAGCTGATGACCGAGCGTTCCGACGCATTTGTTGTCATGCCCGGGGGTATCGGCAGCCTTGAAGAGTTTTTTGAGGTTCTCACCTGGCGCACTCTCAAACTTCACGACAAACCCATTATCGTCGTCGATATAGACGGCTGCTGGAGCCCCCTCGCCGCCCTGATCGACTCACTCATCAAAGACGGGTTCGCCGGTGCAGAAACCCGGCAGGCGATGGAAATCGTCACCTCCGTCGACGGCCTTCTGGACTGCCTTGAAAAAGCGTCTTCCAGCAAAGCTTTTGATGCCGGGAAAACCTGA